The Anastrepha ludens isolate Willacy chromosome X, idAnaLude1.1, whole genome shotgun sequence genome includes a window with the following:
- the LOC128869435 gene encoding uncharacterized protein LOC128869435: protein MSDTERISVLLFDEIIIKSDLSYNKARDVIDGFVDHGEGQRENKIGNKCLFFMVKGLCSKWKYVFSYYISSGGIRTETLMSILDKNVAQLKKMGLNLKGIVCDQGPSNSSIFKSLGIYEDSPFYVHEGTKIFCMFDYCHLIKSVRNTLMKYDILTSDGVTSFKVIEKLFDIDQMNPHFKICPKLTEAHIYPNFMDKMSVSRATQVLSNSVASGIDMALSQNLLGSDDYVIKCAKPTQMFVKKMNDLFDELDAKRFQSKNPSKCPIRRGDSKKIDRLNEHLDFLRSFQLPESARVQCIEGFRITISAIQMLCEELFIEHSSLKFIFTGKMNQDALENFFYRIRASQGMNTHPSAHEIQYIVARLISMKILRQRFEKKGSNCTDDDDINLDWYIGPEDRHLETEVGDQRNEDLVLEEIDVEDIHFAEESNEAEVQVQRYFTGYGIYQKMLCKLKCEKCTHAMTKTKGELKLHSEALIRSKNFTDDSDLRLVNPEDRVFEVCRLQMVWYRQLFAKYAHIAGLRCLMLSALKEKTQKVCPDWFVGSGECRDHREKLLDFLLTVLLFKNAKWLLRNEVNKVKERKLQSKLKKL from the coding sequence atgtcCGACACCGAACGCATAAGCGTTCTATTATTCGATGAAATTATCATCAAGTCGGACTTGAGCTATAATAAAGCTAGAGATGTTATCGATGGGTTTGTAGACCATGGGGAAGGTCaacgcgaaaacaaaattgggaataaatgtttatttttcatggttaagggattgtgctccaaatggaaatacgtgttttcgtattatatctCCAGTGGTGGTATACGTACGGAGACATTGATGTCCATTTTGGACAAAAATGtcgcacaactaaaaaaaatggggttaaaTTTGAAAGGTATAGTTTGCGATCAAGGGCCCTCCAACAGTAGTATCTTTAAATCTTTGGGGATTTATGAGGATAGCCCCTTTTACGTGCACGAaggcacaaaaattttttgcatgttCGATTACTGTCACTTGATAAAGTCCGTCCGAAATACCTTGATGAAATATGACATCTTAACATCAGATGGAGTGACAAGCTTCAAGGtgattgaaaaattgtttgatatagatcaaatgaatccccattttaaaatttgtccgaaaCTAACGGAGGCCCATATATATCCCAATTTTATGGATAAAATGAGCGTTTCACGCGCGACTCAGGTCCTGAGCAATTCGGTAGCCTCTGGTATCGACATGGCCTTGTCCCAAAATTTATTAGGCAGTGACGACTACGTGATAAAATGCGCTAAGCCCACACAGatgttcgttaaaaaaatgaatgatctGTTCGATGAATTGGATGCAAAAAGATTCCAGTCGAAAAATCCTTCAAAATGTCCGATTAGGCGGGgtgacagcaaaaaaattgatagATTGAATGAACATCTAGATTTTTTGCGGTCATTCCAGTTGCCGGAAAGCGCACGCGTGCAGTGCATCGAAGGTTTCCGCATAACGATTTCAGCGATACAAATGTTATGCGAGGAACTTTTCATTGAGCACAGCtccctcaaatttattttcaccgggAAAATGAATCAAGATGcgttagaaaactttttctatcgcatACGAGCTAGTCAGGGTATGAATACCCATCCCTCagctcacgaaattcaatacaTAGTTGCGCGACTGatctcaatgaaaattttacgccAGAGATTTGAGAAGAAAGGTTCTAATTGTACAGATGATGACGATATAAATTTAGATTGGTATATAGGCCCCGAGGATCGTCATCTTGAGACAGAGGTAGGAGACCAGCGAAATGAGGATCTCGTTTTAGAAGAGATTGATGTGGAAGACatacattttgctgaagaaagtaATGAAGCTGAGGTACAAGTGCAGCGTTACTTCACAGGCTAtggtatttaccagaaaatgctGTGCAAgttaaaatgtgaaaagtgcacccACGCCATGACGAAAACAAAAGGGGAGCTGAAGTTGCATTCAGAAGCCCTGATAAGATCAAAAAACTTCACGGATGACAGCGATTTAAGGCTTGTCAATCCTGAAGACAGGGTTTTCGAAGTGTGTCGACTCCAAATGGTGTGGTACCgtcagctcttcgcaaaatatgccCACATTGCAGGTCTTAGGTGTTTAATGTTGTCcgctctaaaagaaaaaacacaaaaagtgtgTCCCGACTGGTTTGTAGGATCTGGCGAGTGTAGAGATCATCGCGAGAAGCTATTAGATTTTCTCTTAACTGTCCTTTTATTCAAGAATGCAAAGTGGCTCTTGCGAAATGAGGTCAATAAAGTCAAAGAAAGAAAACtacaaagtaaattaaaaaagctgtaG